A stretch of Zootoca vivipara chromosome 13, rZooViv1.1, whole genome shotgun sequence DNA encodes these proteins:
- the CHMP2A gene encoding charged multivesicular body protein 2a produces the protein MDMLFGRRKTPEEMLRQNQRALNRAMRELDRERQKLETQEKKIIADIKKMAKQGQMDAVKIMAKDLVRTRRYVKKFIMMRANIQAVSLKIQTLKSNNSMAQAMKGVTKAMATMNRQLKLPQIQKIMMEFEKQSEIMDMKEEMMNDAIDDAMGDEEDEEESDAVVSQVLDELGLTLTDELSNLPSTGGSLSVAAGKKAEASSAALADADADLEERLKNLRRD, from the exons ATGGATATGTTGTTTGGACGCCGGAAAACCCCGGAAGAGATGCTTCGGCAAAACCAACGGGCTCTGAACCGTGCCATGCGAGAGCTGGACCGAGAACGGCAGAAGTTAGAAACCCAAGAGAAGAAAATAATTGCTGACATCAAGAAGATGGCTAAACAGGGGCAGATG GATGCAGTGAAGATCATGGCGAAAGACCTGGTGAGGACAAGGCGTTATGTCAAGAAGTTCATCATGATGCGGGCTAACATCCAGGCAGTGTCCCTCAAGATACAGACCCTCAAGTCTAACAACTCCATGGCTCAGGCAATGAAAGGTGTCACCAAAGCCATGGCTACTATGAACAGACAG CTCAAGTTGCCCCAAATCCAGAAGATCATGATGGAGTTTGAGAAACAGTCGGAGATCATGGACATGAAGGAGGAGATGATGAATGATGCCATTGATGATGCCATGGgagatgaagaagatgaagaggaaag TGACGCGGTTGTCTCCCAAGTGCTGGATGAGTTAGGTCTGACGCTGACGGATGAGCTATCCA ACCTGCCTTCAACTGGCGGTTCTCTGAGCGTGGCGGCGGGGAAGAAAGCCGAAGCCTCCTCTGCAGCTCTCGCCGATGCAGATGCCGACCTGGAGGAGCGCCTCAAGAACCTGCGGCGGGACTAG
- the LOC118095057 gene encoding cytochrome c oxidase copper chaperone has product MSESHSDATAEGQGAPEPTTEEPPCAELKAASEKCIKEKGGEACKELLEAYHSCLRALGTAHQDLEANPLPPSH; this is encoded by the exons ATGTCAGAGAGCCACAGCGATGCCACGGCAGAGGGACAGGGCGCCCCTGAGCCCACCACGGAAGAGCCACCCTGCGCTGAGCTGAAAGCTGCTTCTGAGAAATG CAttaaagaaaagggaggagaggCATGCAAGGAGCTGCTGGAGGCATACCACTCGTGTCTGCGGGCACTGGGCACGGCCCACCAAGATCTAGAAGCCAACCCCTTG CCGCCAAGTCACTGA